Proteins from one Falco naumanni isolate bFalNau1 chromosome 2, bFalNau1.pat, whole genome shotgun sequence genomic window:
- the KCTD12 gene encoding BTB/POZ domain-containing protein KCTD12: MALADSARGLPNGGGVSPAAGSAAAGSGAAAAAGGWSSFPEIVELNVGGQVYVTRRCTVVSVRDSLLWRMFSQQQPNELPRDSKGRFFLDRDGFLFRYILDYLRDLQLVLPEHFPERSRLQREAEYFQLPDLARRLAQARAAAAARPAALHRDGSLCVDEPPPPPLLGYLEAEPLEGGGGGAAASAPSPTASRSPSGGPLLTPSQSLDGAGGRRSGYITIGYRGSYTIGREAQADAKFRRVARITVCGKTALAKEVFGETLNESRDPDRPPERYTARYYLKFNFLEQAFDRLSEAGFRMAACSSTGTCAFAPEQGGPADDKIWTSYTEYVFCRD; this comes from the coding sequence ATGGCCCTGGCGGACAGCGCCCGCGGGCTGCCCAACGGCGGCGGCGTCTCGCCGGCGGCagggagcgcggcggcgggcagcggggcggcggcggcggcgggcggctggTCGTCCTTCCCGGAGATCGTGGAGCTGAACGTGGGCGGGCAGGTGTACGTGACGCGGCGCTGCACGGTGGTCTCGGTGCGCGACTCGCTGCTCTGGCGCATGTTCTCGCAGCAGCAGCCCAACGAGCTGCCCCGGGACAGCAAGGGCCGCTTCTTCCTCGACCGCGACGGCTTCCTCTTCCGCTACATCCTGGACTACCTGCGGGacctgcagctggtgctgcccgAGCACTTTCCCGAGCGCAGCCGCCTCCAGCGGGAGGCCGAGTACTTCCAGCTGCCCGACCTGGCCCGCCGTCTGGCGCAGGCtcgggccgccgccgccgcccgccccgccgcgctgcaCCGCGACGGTTCGCTTTGCGTCGACGaaccgccgccgccgccgctcctcggCTACCTGGAGGCCGAGCCGCTGGaagggggcggcggcggggccgcggcgtCCGCCCCGTCGCCCACCGCCAGCCGCAGCCCCTCGGGCGGGCCGCTGCTCACGCCCTCGCAGTCGCTGgacggggcgggcgggcggcgctcGGGCTACATCACCATCGGCTACCGGGGCTCCTACACCATCGGGCGGGAGGCGCAGGCCGACGCCAAGTTCCGGCGGGTGGCCCGCATCACCGTCTGCGGCAAGACGGCGCTGGCCAAGGAGGTCTTCGGGGAGACGCTGAACGAGAGCCGTGACCCCGACCGCCCTCCCGAGCGCTACACCGCCCGCTACTACCTCAAGTTCAACTTCCTTGAGCAGGCCTTCGACCGGCTCTCCGAGGCCGGCTTCCGCATGGCTGCCTGCTCCTCCACCGGCACCTGCGCCTTCGCCCCCGAGCAGGGTGGCCCTGCCGATGACAAGATCTGGACCAGCTACACCGAGTATGTCTTCTGCCGGGACTGA